From the Elusimicrobiota bacterium genome, one window contains:
- a CDS encoding SDR family NAD(P)-dependent oxidoreductase, with amino-acid sequence MKLKNKVAIITGGSGGIGKVIVRAFLKEGAKVVIAEINDLELKKTLGILKYYKKNTLIGVHADISNSEQVKYLVDKTISIYGTIDILVNVAGVQQPIGTLVKVDEKDWIENIKINIIGTMLCSKYVLPVMISKRSGKIINFSGGGATFPRPNFSAYASSKAAIVRFTETIAEESKEYGIDINTISPGSVYTNMLKEIIREGNKVSKNDYEEAIRIKKEGGNSPELSAKLSVFLASNESNGITGKLISAVWDNWRNFDKNNSKIMNSSLFTLRRVDGINIIESKKIKKK; translated from the coding sequence ATGAAACTAAAAAATAAAGTTGCAATAATTACAGGTGGTTCAGGCGGGATTGGAAAAGTAATTGTAAGAGCATTTCTTAAAGAAGGTGCGAAAGTTGTTATAGCAGAAATAAATGATTTAGAATTAAAAAAAACATTAGGTATATTAAAATATTACAAGAAAAATACGCTAATTGGTGTTCATGCTGATATATCAAATAGTGAACAGGTGAAATATTTAGTTGATAAAACTATATCAATCTACGGAACAATTGATATATTGGTGAATGTAGCAGGTGTTCAGCAACCTATTGGAACACTGGTAAAAGTAGACGAGAAAGATTGGATAGAAAACATTAAAATTAACATAATTGGAACTATGCTATGTTCTAAATACGTATTACCAGTAATGATTTCAAAAAGGAGCGGCAAAATTATTAATTTTTCAGGTGGAGGTGCAACTTTTCCGAGACCTAATTTTTCCGCATATGCTTCGTCAAAAGCTGCTATTGTAAGATTTACAGAAACAATTGCGGAAGAATCAAAAGAATATGGGATTGATATAAACACCATTTCACCTGGTTCCGTTTATACAAATATGTTAAAAGAAATTATTAGGGAAGGTAATAAAGTGAGTAAAAATGATTATGAAGAAGCTATTAGAATAAAAAAAGAAGGCGGAAATTCTCCTGAATTATCTGCAAAATTATCAGTATTTTTAGCTTCTAATGAATCAAACGGTATTACCGGAAAATTAATAAGTGCAGTATGGGATAATTGGAGAAATTTTGATAAAAATAATTCAAAAATAATGAATTCTTCATTATTTACTTTAAGACGGGTAGATGGTATAAATATTATTGAGTCAAAAAAAATCAAAAAAAAATAA
- a CDS encoding cobalamin-dependent protein (Presence of a B(12) (cobalamin)-binding domain implies dependence on cobalamin itself, in one of its several forms, or in some unusual lineages, dependence on a cobalamin-like analog.) — protein MKDKVKVGLVQINNSFSNQNYFPYTVGILQAYAEKYLTRKTNYEFLIPIYKRIPIKLALQQLSDADIVFFSVYTWNIKISLEIAKMVKKNKPGTIIVFGGPEIPINNTEYFLKKNTIIDIACIGEGEKSFLSILRNYEKRNWEEVPSIAYIDDKGKYIKKLTCERISDLNEIPSPYTNDIFKPLMDANPKENWVGLWETNRGCPFSCTYCVWGSVIQNKICTYSFERLSSEIDWFSRNKIEFIFCCDANYGIFPKDIEIVKYLAKNKKKYGYPIVFSVQNTKNSTMRIYNIYKIMSDAGLSKGVSLAFQSVNSETLKSIKRTNISIETFYKLQKLFNKEHIETFTDVILGLPCETYKTFTEGVSSIIENGQHNRIQFNNLSILTNSEMDNKNYQKKYSLKIIETKLINIHGSISDTDEVQETQRLVIGTKSMPKDEWIRARIFGWMVSLLYFNKLLQVPFIVLNRIYSLKYEELIEIFMTHNKSLPIIDNIYSFFYSKAKDIQCGGTEFCKSKEWLNIWWPADEFMLIKLCTENKFQEFYKEAEQLISKYLVQRKKNSDKSILHETITFNKNLLKMPFQDKNIKMSLSYNIWDIYNAKLVGKDISLKKGKYYYEIDCSTKKWLSWEDWCREVVWWGYKRGAYLYDCKHIKQ, from the coding sequence ATGAAAGATAAAGTTAAGGTTGGTTTAGTCCAGATTAATAACAGTTTTTCAAACCAAAATTATTTTCCATACACAGTTGGTATTCTTCAAGCATATGCTGAAAAATATCTTACCAGAAAAACTAATTATGAATTTTTAATTCCTATTTATAAAAGAATTCCAATTAAATTAGCTTTACAGCAACTTTCCGATGCGGATATTGTATTTTTTAGTGTATATACTTGGAACATCAAAATATCATTAGAAATAGCAAAAATGGTAAAGAAAAACAAACCTGGAACGATTATTGTTTTTGGTGGACCAGAAATACCTATAAATAATACTGAATATTTTCTAAAGAAAAACACAATAATTGATATTGCATGTATAGGTGAAGGTGAAAAATCTTTTTTATCAATATTGCGTAATTACGAAAAACGAAATTGGGAAGAAGTACCATCAATAGCATACATTGACGATAAAGGAAAATATATAAAAAAGTTAACATGTGAGAGGATTTCAGATCTTAATGAAATACCTTCACCATATACTAATGACATATTTAAACCTTTAATGGACGCGAATCCTAAAGAGAATTGGGTTGGTTTGTGGGAAACAAATCGTGGTTGTCCATTTTCTTGTACTTATTGCGTGTGGGGATCTGTTATTCAGAATAAAATATGTACATATTCTTTTGAACGTCTTAGTAGTGAAATCGACTGGTTCAGTCGTAATAAAATAGAATTTATATTTTGTTGTGATGCAAATTATGGGATTTTTCCGAAAGATATTGAAATAGTAAAATATTTAGCAAAAAATAAAAAGAAATATGGGTACCCTATCGTATTTTCAGTTCAAAATACTAAAAATTCAACAATGAGAATATATAATATTTATAAAATAATGTCAGATGCCGGATTAAGTAAGGGTGTTTCACTTGCATTTCAGTCAGTTAATTCTGAAACACTCAAAAGTATAAAACGAACGAATATATCAATAGAAACATTTTATAAACTTCAAAAATTGTTTAATAAAGAACACATTGAAACCTTCACTGATGTTATTTTAGGGCTTCCTTGTGAAACATATAAAACTTTTACAGAAGGTGTTTCTTCTATAATTGAAAATGGACAACATAATAGAATTCAATTCAATAATTTATCTATACTTACAAATTCTGAAATGGACAATAAGAATTATCAGAAAAAGTATAGTTTAAAGATAATAGAAACAAAACTTATAAATATTCACGGTAGTATATCAGATACGGATGAAGTTCAGGAAACACAACGTTTAGTAATTGGAACAAAATCTATGCCAAAAGATGAATGGATTAGAGCAAGAATATTTGGATGGATGGTATCTTTATTGTACTTTAATAAACTTCTGCAAGTTCCTTTTATCGTTTTAAATAGAATTTATTCGCTAAAATATGAGGAGTTAATTGAAATCTTTATGACTCACAATAAAAGCTTACCGATAATAGACAATATATACTCATTTTTTTATAGTAAAGCTAAAGATATTCAATGTGGAGGGACTGAGTTTTGTAAATCAAAAGAGTGGCTGAATATTTGGTGGCCTGCAGATGAATTTATGCTGATTAAATTATGCACAGAAAATAAATTTCAGGAATTTTACAAAGAAGCAGAGCAATTAATCAGCAAATATTTAGTGCAAAGGAAAAAAAACAGCGATAAAAGCATTCTACACGAAACAATTACTTTTAATAAAAATTTATTGAAAATGCCATTTCAAGATAAAAATATTAAAATGAGTCTATCTTATAACATTTGGGATATTTATAATGCTAAGCTAGTCGGGAAAGATATTTCACTTAAAAAAGGTAAGTACTATTATGAAATAGATTGTTCAACAAAAAAATGGTTATCTTGGGAAGACTGGTGTAGGGAAGTTGTTTGGTGGGGATATAAGAGAGGAGCATATCTTTACGATTGTAAACATATAAAGCAATGA
- the hemN gene encoding oxygen-independent coproporphyrinogen III oxidase gives MNIVKKIDVNVITRLVKKYSDLYAMYIEYPHKSFWSDNFKDEEYRNALKNLNILKKDIPLLLYVHIPFCQKQCFYCTCHTFVTNDYGCVKNYLNYLYREIDLLHNIFDKYSITPNFREIHLGGGSPTMLHEEEFNQLLKKLKTIANIKKLSEFAIEIDPRAVTIDMLRYYHSKGINRISFGIQDFDLNVQRSINRIQPQKLVEDLLTSEIREYFHGINFDIMWGLPRQTKESFKKTINSVIGLSPDRVSLLKLHYAPDIKRHQRLMNKSDFPGEREKISIFHETIQTLENNGYMRIGLEHFTKPTDDLAKALKDKTLHWNSLGYTVGRYSDIIGLGSGSASTITSEYYFQNVYPLADYETDITKGKFPIYRGYKLNNDDIIRRDVIHNLRTYFSVDFDEIEKRYDIDYQEYFNKEITMLDEFIKDGLLNISEKMIVLTELGKHFTAQVCRVFDKYAKRK, from the coding sequence ATGAATATAGTTAAGAAAATAGATGTAAATGTGATAACAAGATTAGTTAAAAAATATAGTGATTTATATGCTATGTATATAGAGTATCCGCATAAAAGTTTTTGGTCTGATAATTTTAAAGATGAAGAATATAGAAATGCATTGAAAAATTTAAATATATTAAAAAAAGATATTCCTCTCTTGTTGTATGTACATATTCCGTTTTGCCAAAAACAATGTTTTTATTGTACTTGTCATACCTTTGTTACAAATGATTATGGATGTGTGAAAAATTATTTGAATTATCTTTATCGTGAAATAGATTTACTTCATAATATATTTGATAAATATTCAATTACTCCTAATTTTAGAGAAATCCACTTGGGTGGAGGATCTCCTACTATGTTGCATGAAGAAGAATTTAATCAACTCTTAAAAAAACTCAAAACAATAGCTAACATAAAAAAATTAAGTGAATTCGCTATTGAAATAGATCCTCGCGCTGTTACAATAGATATGTTAAGATATTATCACTCAAAAGGTATTAATAGAATATCTTTTGGAATACAAGATTTTGATCTTAATGTTCAAAGATCTATTAACAGAATACAACCTCAAAAATTAGTTGAAGATTTGCTGACTTCTGAAATTAGAGAATATTTTCATGGAATCAATTTTGACATTATGTGGGGATTACCACGACAAACCAAGGAATCCTTCAAAAAAACAATTAATAGTGTTATAGGACTATCTCCCGATCGTGTTTCACTTTTAAAACTTCATTATGCACCTGATATTAAAAGACATCAAAGATTGATGAATAAATCTGATTTTCCCGGCGAAAGGGAAAAAATAAGTATTTTTCATGAAACTATACAAACTCTTGAAAATAATGGTTATATGCGTATAGGTTTAGAACATTTTACAAAACCTACAGATGATTTAGCAAAAGCACTCAAAGACAAAACATTACATTGGAATTCCTTGGGTTATACAGTAGGAAGATATTCTGATATAATTGGACTTGGTTCTGGCAGTGCAAGCACTATTACATCTGAATATTATTTCCAAAATGTTTATCCGTTAGCAGATTATGAAACTGATATTACGAAAGGCAAATTTCCTATTTATCGTGGTTATAAACTAAATAATGACGATATTATTAGACGTGACGTCATACATAATTTACGAACATATTTTTCTGTTGATTTTGATGAAATAGAGAAAAGATATGATATTGATTATCAGGAATATTTTAATAAAGAAATAACTATGTTAGATGAATTTATCAAAGATGGTTTATTAAATATTTCAGAAAAGATGATTGTTCTTACAGAGCTTGGAAAACATTTCACAGCTCAAGTCTGTCGTGTTTTTGATAAATATGCAAAAAGAAAATGA